A region of the Desulfobacter postgatei 2ac9 genome:
CGGTGAAATGATCTGCGAACATTATGATGTGATTCGTTGCTTTGATTTTTTAAATCACATTGAAAATATGCGTCCCTTTGCTGAAGTGGCCATGGCTTCCCAAACCAATATCTTTGAGCCGGCCATTTCTCTTTCCTTTGCACAGGGCTTCGACGTAAAGCATTATCTGTCGGTGACGGATGAAATCGTGTCGATGATCGTGGGCGTTTCCGGCCTGACAATGAATAAAGCGCTCCGTACAATTATACTGTGTCTCAAGGACATGGCCGGTGTCTGCCCCCCCAGATTCATCCGTGAGCTGGTGGCCGCGATTCGCAAAAAATATCCTGAACTTATCATTCATTATCATCGTCATTATACCGACGGATTGTTTGTTCCGGCCGTGGGTGCGGCGGCCCAAGCCGGCGCCAACATCGTGGACACCGGAATCGGTGCATCCGTCCGCTGGTATGGCCAGGGTGAAGTGCTTTCGACAGCAGCCTACATTGAAGATGAACTCGGCCTGAAAACCAACCTGAACAAAGACATGATCCGTTCCTGCGGCTTCATGCTCAAACAGATCATGCCCTACTACGACCGCTACTGTTCACCCTATTTCAAAGGCATCGATTATGATGTCGTCGAACACGGCATGCCGGGCGGCGCGACCTCTTCTTCCCAGGAAGGCGCCATGAAACAGGGATATATCCATCTTCTGCCGCATATGCTGGAATTCCTGAAAGGAACACGCAAGGTCACCCGTTATCATGATGTGACGCCGGGCTCTCAGATTACATGGAATACCGCATTCCTGGCAGTTACCGGAGCTTATCAGCGCGGCGGTGAAGAAGCGGTCCAGCGTTTGATAGATACCCTAAAAGCCGTCAATACCATCCCTGAAAAGGATCTGTCCAGGGAGAGCAAGGCGGCACGGTTGGAACTGTACCGCGACAGCAATGACGCTTTCCGGGCTCTGCTGCGGGGCAATTTCGGTAAACTGCCGCTCGGTTTCCCGCCGGATTGGGTTTATGAAAGTGCATTCGGCGAGAATTATCAGGAGGCCATCGCCGGCCGGACAGAGGAATCACCGCTGAATACGCTTGAAGATATTGATCTTGATGTGGAACGTGACAAGCTCAGGGATCTGATCCACCGGGAACCCACGGATGAAGAATTTGTTCTGTATCTGAACCATCCAGGGGATGCACTGAAAACCTTCGAGTTTACGGCAAAATTCAGCGACCCGAACAATCTTCCCGTGGATGTCTGGTTTGAAGGTATGGAAATCGGTGCTGAAATGGAATTTACGGACAGCAGCGGCAAACCCCATCAGATCACCATTCTGGATATTTCCCCTCCGAAAGAGACCGGACACTGTGTGGTCCGTTACCTTTTCGATTCGGAAGTTTTTATATATAAAGTGAAAGTCAGTGAAGCCTCCGGCAGAGGAACAGAATCCGTTGAAATGGCCGATGTCCGCAATATCTATCATATTGCGGCGCCGAGCAACGGCGATCTGTGGGTGATGTATGCCAATGAAGGAGACTTTATCCAGAAAGGCCAAGAAATTTTCAACATTTCGATCATGAAACAGGAGAAAGCTGTTCTCTCTCCGGTTGACGGTATTGTCAAACGGGTTCTGAAAAGAGCCAATTATCAGGAAACCAAAAAGATGGTCCCGGTTGTCAACGGTGAACTCCTTGTGGAACTTTCACCCGCATCGGATACCTGCCCGAACTGCAAAAGTCCCATCAACGTGGATCAGCAGAAATTTTGTCCGATATGCGGACACAAAATCGGTGCCCGTATCGAAACGGATATACAGGCTTAGCTGCATATATTTATTCATATCGTTTAATTTTTATAGCGGAAACTTAACCCGGGCCTTTCAATCCGAGCTATTTCCAAAGCGATTGAGAGGCCCGTTTTTTTAGTCTGGCAATCCTATTTCAACAGGCTTGCTCATGGGAGGTTTTGCGACCAAGCACAAAAAGCCGGCTATGATGAGAAGAAAAGTGAAGGCTGAAAAGGGAATCCGGTAGTTATGGGAAAGGTCAAAAGAGAACGCCGTCTCGAATCGTTCCGTACACAAGGGCAAATGAAGTTGCCGGTATTTTTTAATCAATGATTTTTCATACGATTACCGCGCAGGAGCAACAGCTTGTTGCTGGTTAAGCGGATCCATGATATGGTTACGCTGAACCTGAAATGCGCAAGCCAGATGACAACTGATTGTATTTGTTTAAATTTATTATCAATTGAATTTAAACGTTTCTAAAAACGGCGTTGCAGCTTTTAGGTTAAACTTCAATCTTTTTTCCTACAGGAAGTGCGATATGAAAAAATTAGGTGACATCCTGATGGGCAATGAGCCGTTTGAAGAAATTCTTATGGGCAATGAAGCGATCGTCAGAGCGATGGTGGAAACCGGAACAAAAGTGGCGACCTCCTATCCGGGATCGCCGACACCTGAGATCGCAGCGGCCATCAACAGTATCCCTGAAGAAAAACGGCCATTTTACTTTGAGTTTTCCGTCAATGAAAAGGTGGCCAGTGAAGTGGCCTTCGGCGCGGCAGTTAACGGCAATTTAAGTTGCGTTTTTTTTAAAAGCGTGGGGTTGAATGTCGCATTGGACACTGTTGTTCAGTTCAGTTTGATGAATATTATTGGCGGTTTAGTGATTGTTGTGGGCGATGATCCCGGTGCGAATTCATCCCAAAATGAACAGGACAACCGGAATGTTTATCATATGGCCCGGCTGACTGTCTTTGAGCCGGCATCGCCGAAAGAGGCCTATTTATATTATACCTGAGTTAGCGGCATAAAGATTGCTTTTTTAATTATAACATATTGAAATTTTAATATAAAATTAATACAATGGCATTAAAAAAACATTCACTTCGGAGGTGAAGACCGATGCCGACCACTATCAATGTAAAACATGGAAATGAAAACCTTGTCAGTCAAAGCGGATTGCTCCCTGTAGGTGCATTGCTTAAGTCGATTAATTTTGCCCAGCGGTTCAAAAATTTACCGGATGTACATTGTGTTGATCCTAATATTTCTCATGGAGAGATCCTTTCGTCCATGTTGGGACTTATTTGTGTTGGTAAGCCAGACTATATCGCTATTGAAATTTTCAGGCAGGATCCATTTTTCTTTACACAATCTCTGGGAATCAGCAATTGTCCTTCTCAATCAACATTGCGTGAACGCATTGACCTGATCGGGGAATCTGCCAATGAACTTATCAAGGAGGCTTCAGTTGAAATGATTCGAGGCAAAGCACCCGCCATTTCACCGGTTCAGACGAGTGTCGGCAATTATATTCCCTTAGATCTGGACGTTAGCCCTTTTGACAATTCAAAAACGAAAAAGAGGGAGTTTCCAGGACATACAAAGGCTGTGATGGCTATGCACCAATGTTCGGATATTTAGGAACTGAAGGATACTTAATCAATGTAGAGCTTAGAGAAGGCAGCCAGCATTGTCAAAAAAACACCCCGGAATTCATTCAAGAAATATTAAAATTAACCAGGCAGATTACCCAGGAACCTCTTCTTATCCGTCTTGATTCAGGAAATGACAGTCAGGATAATTTTGAAGTAATAAAAACATGCGAAGGTGTTGATGTCTTGGTTAAGCGCAATTTACGTAAAGAATCTTTGGATGGTTGGCTTATCCTGGCCCAGAATACTGAAAGCGTTAGATTGATTCGCTGTGGACACAAAAGTGTGTGGGTCGGGCAAACAACTGTTGACCCAAAAGGGCGGGCATTGCCACGTCCGATTGTCTTCAAAGTGACTGAACGATATGAAGAAAAAGGGGAGCCCCTGCTTTTTCCCACAATTGAAGTCGAGACCTATTGGGTTACCATCGCCGGGCTGAGCCCCCAAGAGGTCATCAATTTATACCATGATCATGGAACCAGTGAACAATTTCATTCAGAAATCAAAAGTGATCTTGGGTTAGAACGCTTCCCCAGTTGCCGTTTTAGCAGCAACAGCCTGATTCTCCATCTTGCTCTTTTGGCGTATAACATTCTTAGAATCATAGGCCAAATTAGCCTTGAGGAGCAGGATGAGAACAATCTTCCGATCAACCGTAGAAAAAAAGTCTCACGAAGGAGGTTAAGAACAGTTATGCAGGATTTAATGTATATGGCTGGCCGTTTAATATATAGTGGTCGGCGGTGGAGCATTTCATTTGGTAAGATCAACCCGTTTGCCCAATTGGCTGAGAACGTATTGTACCGGTTACGTTGTTCTCCAGGATAAGCACATTATTGGGTAAAAAATCGGGATGGAGAAGTTATGCGCAGAGCGCTAATGGTGAACTGTGCCTATCTGGCGTGATTTGACCATGGGTAATCAAGTATAGTTCAGTAAAAAAATGGATTAGCTAAGATTGCTGGCCAATAAGTCATCAAATATGATCTTGGGTCAGGGTTTGCAGAGGCCAAGCCTCAGCAGATTTTTATGTATCAGAGCGCAAGGGTTGGCTAAGCAAATTTTATGCCGGGAATCCAGGTTATAAATATGCGGCCGAGTTTGTAAAAAAAGAACATACCGCCGCTGTACTGCGACTGACCACCCATGTGTGTCATGCCAGGGAAAAAGTCGGATTCGACAGATTCGACCCGCCGCCTTTGTTTCGTAATGATTTCAATCCGGACAACGGTCCGTATATTCCCCTGACATCCGCGGCACTGGAGATGAAAGCTACGGCGATCCAGAAATTAAAGCAGGCTCGACGTTTTGCGAGAACCAAAAACCTGAATACCATTCTATCTTCCGATGGAAACCAGGGCCTGGGAATCATCACATCCGGCTTGACCTACCTGTCTGTTCTGGATGTCCTTGAAACAACCCAAGTGCGCCCGGACATCTTAAAACTGGGCATGATCAATCCCCTGGACGAAGAGATTCTTATTGATTTTCTGTCATCACACAAGCAGGTGCTGGTGCTTGAGGAACTGGACAATATACTGGAGCTTCAGATCAAATCCCTGGCATTTGACAAGGGGATAAGTACTTCCATCATCGGTAAAGTTGATGATGACGATTTTATTGGTGAATACACCCCGGATAAAACCTTGAAAAAGTTGGGGACGGTCTGGCCGGATTTGGTTTTAGATCCGATATATGAAGATGCTGAGGTGTTTGACGTGCCGGCAAGGCCGGCGCAAATGTGTCCGGGTTGCGGCCACCGGAGTGCTTTTTTTGCCATTAAGAAAGCGTTGTCTGCATCAGATATTACTGTGGCGGATATCGGGTGTCACACGCTGGGGTTTATGCCGCCGTATAACATCGGCGAAATTTTAATGTGTATGGGGGCGTCTACTGGCATTGCATCAGGACTCTCTCTGGAGAACGGCAAACGGGTGGTGGCGTTTCTGGGTGATTCCACTTTTTTCCACGCCGGACTTCCCGGAATTATCAATGCCGTGTTCAACCGGCATGATGTGACGCTGATCATAATGGAAAACGAAACAACTGCCATGACGGGACACCAGGATCACGCCGGCAAATCAATTTCGATTGAGGCCCTTTTAAACGGGCTCGGCATCGAACAGGTTCTGTCGTGTGATACATATAACCAGGAAAGACTCACGGATCTGGTCAGGCAATCCATGGCACACAAAGGCCTGAGTGTTGTCATTGCCCGTCATCCATGCATGTTGAAATTGACCCGTGCCCAGAGGAAGAAACCAGGGTATGTCCAGAAGCACATTTCCATTGATCAGGCTGCCTGCACCCGAACCCATTATTGTGTCGGGCAGTTCGGCTGCCCCACCTTTATACGGAATAAAGACGGCCGTATAGACATTAATCTTGATCTGTGTATCGGGGATGGGTCCTGCCGTCCCTCCTGTCCTGAACAGGCGGTCGGATTTGACAAGGAGGAGAAATGAAAACCTTTAACATCTATATGACCGGGGTTGGTGGCCAGGGAATCGGATTGCTCAGTCAGACGTTGCTGCGCGCGATTGATTATGCCGGTGTTAAAGCCATTGCAGTGGATACTCACGGGCTTGCACAGAGAGGCGGGGTGGTGGTCTCGCGGATCCGATGCGGGGAAGCGGTTCACTCTCCTTTGATCATGAAGAAGAGTGCGGACCTGGTTCTGGGAATGGAGATTCATGAAGCCATGCGGGGAGTGGTAACCGCCGGCAAAGAGGGGGGGACACTTGTATTTCTGGATGTCTCCTGGCAGCCGCTGCCGGTGCGACTCGGTCAAAATCAAGAGATTTCCTTTGAAGATATCCTTGATGCATGTCAAACCACCGGCGTCATACCGATAAAAGTCGATATTGGCCGTCTGAAGGATTCACGGATGCAGAATATGGCTCTTTTGGGTACCATTGCCGGAAGAAAACTGATCCCTTATACCGAACCCCATCATTTTTTCAATGCATTGGATGACCTTCTGGCAGGCAGGGTGCTGGAGGAAAATAAACGTCTGTTTAAGGAATATATGTCACGCTAAAATAACACAAAGGACAGCGGAAGAGAGTGCGCCATACAGAGATGATCCGACGGATCACTGGGCCCTATAACCTTAATACCTATTTTCTGGTCTGCAAAAAAACCAGGAAGGCGGTCATTATTGATCCGGGCGGAACGGTTGAGGAAATTGCGGATTTTATCCGGAAAAACAATCTCATCCCTGATAAAATCGTGTTGACCCATGGTCATGCGGATCAGTTCTTTTCAATGGATGCATTCAAGGAAATGGCCAGGATACCTTATTGCCTGCACCGGGCGGATGATGATTTCTTTAAGGATCCCGAAGTAAGGATCAAAACAAAACAGTCGGTTGGGTTGCCGCCGCCCCATCCGGCAGATATCAGGATGAATGATGGCGATACCCTTGTCTTTGGTTGTTGTGAACTGGCCGTTATCCATACCCCCGGGCATACTCCCGGTTCGGTCTGTCTGCTGTGCGAGGACCATCTTTTTACGGGGGATGCCATCTTTGTGGGAGAGGCGGGACGAACCGATTTGCCCGGCGGAGATCTTCCTTGCCTGATTGATTCCATCAGGATTAAAATACTGCCCCTTGACAAAAAAACACTGATCTTTCCGGGTCACCACCGTAACGGCGATCCTTGGTGGTCGACCCTAGAACAGGAGATGAAGACTAATATATATATCACCGATTTTATTTTGGATGAACCATGATGTCAGTTCAATGAAATTTTTATTCATGTTGCCGGCTCTAAGCAGTTACATTGTTAAGCTCATCCAAAGACAATCTTGATAATCCGTGAGCATATGGAAAAGTAACCCAAACGACAATATTTTGATCGTTTTTGCCCTGGAAAAGAAAAAGAGCAAAAAATAAACAGAAATTGCATAGTAAGAATGTAACGGATGGAAGCCTATACTGCATCTTGCCGGATCGAATATCGGGTCAGCCGTTAAATGGTCTAAATCTACCAGCATCGTTGCAAGCATTATTAACCATGCCTTTTTCCAATCTTCTCTAAAAAAAAACCAGGCAATCACTCCTGGAAAAACCAAATGTAAACTGTAGTGGGTTATCTGTTGTAAAGCACGCAGCATTTTGCCGTTACTCCTGTATGTTGATCAGAGGGGGAGTAAATTTGGTTTGGGCTTTCCTTTATACTGATAGTTCAAGCTATACTGATAGTTCAAGCCACTCAAACCAGATGGGATAGTTTTCTTTGTACCAGGCCAGAATCTGTTTGAGCATCTCCTGCTCGGCAGCGGAAATGGTCGTCGGCGTAATTTTGTCAAAGCGTAGCACCATCTTATCTCCA
Encoded here:
- a CDS encoding IS1380 family transposase, which encodes MFGYLGTEGYLINVELREGSQHCQKNTPEFIQEILKLTRQITQEPLLIRLDSGNDSQDNFEVIKTCEGVDVLVKRNLRKESLDGWLILAQNTESVRLIRCGHKSVWVGQTTVDPKGRALPRPIVFKVTERYEEKGEPLLFPTIEVETYWVTIAGLSPQEVINLYHDHGTSEQFHSEIKSDLGLERFPSCRFSSNSLILHLALLAYNILRIIGQISLEEQDENNLPINRRKKVSRRRLRTVMQDLMYMAGRLIYSGRRWSISFGKINPFAQLAENVLYRLRCSPG
- a CDS encoding thiamine pyrophosphate-dependent enzyme: MCHAREKVGFDRFDPPPLFRNDFNPDNGPYIPLTSAALEMKATAIQKLKQARRFARTKNLNTILSSDGNQGLGIITSGLTYLSVLDVLETTQVRPDILKLGMINPLDEEILIDFLSSHKQVLVLEELDNILELQIKSLAFDKGISTSIIGKVDDDDFIGEYTPDKTLKKLGTVWPDLVLDPIYEDAEVFDVPARPAQMCPGCGHRSAFFAIKKALSASDITVADIGCHTLGFMPPYNIGEILMCMGASTGIASGLSLENGKRVVAFLGDSTFFHAGLPGIINAVFNRHDVTLIIMENETTAMTGHQDHAGKSISIEALLNGLGIEQVLSCDTYNQERLTDLVRQSMAHKGLSVVIARHPCMLKLTRAQRKKPGYVQKHISIDQAACTRTHYCVGQFGCPTFIRNKDGRIDINLDLCIGDGSCRPSCPEQAVGFDKEEK
- a CDS encoding 2-oxoacid:acceptor oxidoreductase family protein, translated to MKTFNIYMTGVGGQGIGLLSQTLLRAIDYAGVKAIAVDTHGLAQRGGVVVSRIRCGEAVHSPLIMKKSADLVLGMEIHEAMRGVVTAGKEGGTLVFLDVSWQPLPVRLGQNQEISFEDILDACQTTGVIPIKVDIGRLKDSRMQNMALLGTIAGRKLIPYTEPHHFFNALDDLLAGRVLEENKRLFKEYMSR
- a CDS encoding MBL fold metallo-hydrolase: MRHTEMIRRITGPYNLNTYFLVCKKTRKAVIIDPGGTVEEIADFIRKNNLIPDKIVLTHGHADQFFSMDAFKEMARIPYCLHRADDDFFKDPEVRIKTKQSVGLPPPHPADIRMNDGDTLVFGCCELAVIHTPGHTPGSVCLLCEDHLFTGDAIFVGEAGRTDLPGGDLPCLIDSIRIKILPLDKKTLIFPGHHRNGDPWWSTLEQEMKTNIYITDFILDEP
- a CDS encoding DUF6122 family protein, which codes for MLRALQQITHYSLHLVFPGVIAWFFFREDWKKAWLIMLATMLVDLDHLTADPIFDPARCSIGFHPLHSYYAISVYFLLFFFSRAKTIKILSFGLLFHMLTDYQDCLWMSLTM